A single genomic interval of Daucus carota subsp. sativus chromosome 1, DH1 v3.0, whole genome shotgun sequence harbors:
- the LOC108204301 gene encoding GDSL esterase/lipase At4g28780-like: MLSPSTFLAILILVIFSTTNTFAAPVRAAKPGAAKQPQTPQRPRAFFVFGDSLVDNGNNNYLLTTARADSPPYGVDTPTHLPSGRFSNGLNIPDLISQKLGAPPTLPYLSPQFNGDNLLIGANFASAGVGILNDTGFQFANIIKIGQQIYYFEEYQRRIISMIGIDEARRLVNNALVLITLGGNDFVNNYFLAPITARRLQFNLEDYTTFLISEYKKVLQRLYDLGSRRVLVTGTGPLGCVPGELAFRSTDGTCAAEPQLAANLFNPKLVAMIKELNKELNSDAFVAVNALNRQNDFLNNPLAFGFKEARVACCGQGPFNGVGLCTRFSFLCPDRQNYVFWDAYHPTEHANKMIVETIYNGTTEHMDPMNLQTIMNMGLLY; encoded by the exons ATGTTGAGCCCTTCAACTTTTCTAGCCATTCTCATCCTTGTAATTTTTTCTACAACCAACACATTTGCTGCACCAGTAAGAGCAGCAAAACCAGGAGCAGCAAAACAACCACAGACACCGCAGAGGCCACGAGCATTTTTTGTGTTCGGTGATTCTCTCGTCGACAATGGAAATAATAATTATCTGTTAACGACTGCACGAGCTGATTCACCGCCTTATGGCGTTGATACTCCTACTCACCTCCCCTCTGGCCGCTTCTCGAATGGCCTTAACATCCCTGACCTTATCA gCCAAAAGCTTGGGGCACCGCCAACACTGCCATACTTGAGCCCGCAGTTTAACGGAGATAATCTACTGATCGGTGCAAACTTCGCCTCTGCTGGCGTCGGAATCCTCAACGACACCGGATTTCAGTTT GCGAACATAATAAAGATCGGgcaacaaatatattatttcgaAGAGTACCAGAGGCGAATCATTAGCATGATTGGAATAGATGAGGCCAGGAGGCTCGTAAACAATGCTCTGGTCTTGATCACTCTCGGTGGTAACGATTTTGTTAACAACTATTTCTTGGCACCGATCACTGCTAGAAGGCTTCAATTCAATCTTGAAGATTATACGACCTTTCTCATTTCTGAATACAAGAAAGTACTCCAg AGGCTGTATGATTTGGGGTCTAGGAGGGTTCTGGTGACTGGAACCGGACCGCTAGGATGCGTTCCGGGGGAGTTGGCCTTTAGGAGCACAGATGGGACATGTGCTGCAGAGCCTCAGCTTGCTGCAAATTTATTCAATCCGAAGCTTGTTGCGATGATTAAAGAACTCAACAAGGAATTGAATTCAGATGCCTTTGTTGCTGTTAATGCTCTGAATCGGCAAAATGATTTCCTCAACAATCCCCTTGCTTTTG GTTTCAAGGAAGCAAGGGTGGCGTGTTGCGGACAAGGGCCATTCAATGGAGTTGGACTCTGCACCAGATTCTCATTTCTGTGTCCGGACCGACAGAACTACGTGTTCTGGGACGCCTACCATCCAACAGAACACGCGAACAAGATGATTGTCGAGACCATTTACAATGGAACTACAGAACATATGGATCCGATGAATCTCCAGACCATCATGAACATGGGCTTATTATACTGA
- the LOC108205002 gene encoding uncharacterized protein LOC108205002, which produces MSEAPSLYNLCLDSIKDIILFGDDDLSSLYQLPTEIIDCLIPRLPALALQKFQDALPLNYGNEHEVASGSQRKRKRCENFETAWMTLYKSRFSDFRRLKPETCHYCHAKRVGIHDSGNKWQGRYWNSHIQKCLSVAAEKAVLPYFDGCLGEIKIPDTILLSMGYKQCGSYLEVDYSKLAYHCQHFGLYARRLTLHNVLLQTETCHLLRNSKLEELVVQWIKSKEQVEGVCKLLSQNVETLSSLHFNHCKLSAEFVNAICDSLFLKDIPTHRIQHFTVNTSRLLEFNSISIPTGLKSLLSSARCLCTADFRDSELRQNSARTVFSALFDASSNIAFLDLSENNISGWLSHFKWKPSSQLHLNPEICALKSLRVLKLRGSNLQKDDADCLNYALFHMPNLETLDLCDNPIADDGIMTLMPYFTRMAERVTPFVDLNLEECKLTFNGVKTLLQVLSSFKKPLNSLRIGDNNLGSEVGVQLGKFICTGIKELHFHDIGINSSGFLKAQEQITEGVKLVFINIRGNSGGVGAAKFISKLIISAPELVKIDASYNVLPAEAVSIISSSLETAKGTLQHLDLTGNALCSQPASIAMLKNVGSGHIDIVWPMPNSSAQFQYDDDP; this is translated from the exons ATGAGCGAAGCTCCGTCACTATATAATCTCTGCCTAGACTCAATCAAAGATATCATCCTGTTCG GTGATGATGATTTATCCAGTCTGTATCAGCTTCCAACCGAAATTATCGATTGCTTGATTCCGCGATTACCGGCTCTCGCGTTGCAGAAGTTTCAAGATGCATT ACCACTGAATTATGGGAACGAACATGAAGTTGCCTCTGGAAGCCAGAGAAAGCGTAAAAG ATGCGAGAACTTCGAGACTGCGTGGATGACATTATATAAGTCACGTTTCTCTGATTTCCGACGTCTAAAACCTGAGACCTGCCACTACTGCCATGCAAAAAGAGTTGGGATTCATGATTCCGGAAACAAGTGGCAGGGTCGGTACTGGAACTCACATATACAAAA GTGCCTGTCTGTGGCGGCAGAGAAAGCTGTTCTTCCTTATTTTGATGGCTGTCTTGGTGAAATCAAAATTCCTG ATACCATTTTGTTATCTATGGGTTATAAGCAGTGTGGAAGTTATTTAGAAGTTGACTACTCAAAACTGGCTTATCACTGCCAACATTTTGGTTTATATGCCAG GCGTCTGACACTTCACAACGTGCTTTTACAGACAGAAACTTGT CATTTGTTGAGAAACAGTAAATTGGAAGAACTGGTGGTGCAATGGATAAAGTCCAAGGAACAG GTTGAAGGAGTATGCAAACTTTTGAGTCAGAATGTTGAAACATTGTCCTCCCTTCACTTTAACCATTGCAAGCTTTCTGCGGAGTTTGTCAATGCAATATGTGATTCACTATTCCTGAAGGATATTCCAACGCATAGAATTCAACATTTTACAGTTAATACGTCAAGACTTCTTGAATTTAATTCTATTTCCATACCTACTGGATTGAAGTCTTTATTATCATCAGCAAG GTGTTTGTGTACAGCAGATTTTCGTGATAGCGAGTTACGACAGAATTCTGCTAGAACGGTTTTCAGTGCACTCTTTGATGCCTCATCTAATATAGCTTTTCTGGACCTTTCAGAAAACAAC ATTTCTGGCTGGCTTTCTCATTTCAAATGGAAACCTTCAAGTCAATTACATTTAAATCCAGAGATATGTGCATTGAAGTCATTGCGCGTGCTCAAACTAAG GGGAAGTAATCTACAGAAAGATGATGCAGACTGTCTTAACTATGCTTTGTTTCATATGCCTAACTTGGAAACACTTGATTTATGTGACAACCCAATAGCAGATGATGGAATTAt GACTTTAATGCCGTACTTTACCAGGATGGCTGAGAGGGTCACCCCCTTTGTTGATTTGAATTTGGAAGAGTGTAAGCTTACATTTAATGGAGTTAAAACCTTGTTGCAAGTTCTTTCATCTTTCAAAAAGCCGCTGAATTCTCTTCGCATCGGAGACAATAATCTTGGCAG TGAAGTGGGGGTACAATTAGGTAAATTTATATGCACGGGTATAAAAGAACTTCATTTTCATGATATTGGGATCAACTCATCTGGTTTTTTGAAAGCACAAGAGCAAATTACGGAAGGGGTGAAGCTTGTTTTCATCAATATTAG AGGAAATTCTGGTGGTGTGGGAGCtgcaaaatttatatcaaagcTCATTATATCTGCCCCTGAACTAGTCAAAATTGATGCAAGTTACAATGTTTTGCctgctgaagctgtgtctatcATCAGCTCTTCTCTGGAAACTGCAAAAG GTACGCTTCAGCATTTAGACCTGACAGGAAATGCATTGTGCAGTCAACCAGCTAGCATAGCAATGCTCAAGAATGTAGGGAGTGGACATATCGATATAGTCTGGCCTATGCCCAACTCAAGTGCACAGTTTCAATATGATGATGATCCTTAA